In Lacibacter sp. H375, one DNA window encodes the following:
- the ruvX gene encoding Holliday junction resolvase RuvX, with amino-acid sequence MCIDYGGKRTGLAVTDPLQIIATGLTTIETKNFIPFLKDYFSKEQVELILIGMPTNWDDSDTHATPLVKRAIEQLKKNFPNIPIETVDERYTSKMAKDAMLEMGLKKSQRRDKKLVDEIAATIMLQEYLART; translated from the coding sequence ATGTGCATCGATTACGGCGGCAAACGTACAGGATTGGCAGTGACCGATCCGTTGCAGATCATTGCAACCGGTTTAACCACTATCGAAACAAAAAACTTCATCCCTTTCCTCAAAGATTATTTCAGCAAAGAACAGGTGGAGTTGATTCTTATTGGTATGCCCACCAACTGGGACGATAGTGACACTCATGCCACGCCGTTAGTGAAACGTGCCATTGAACAACTGAAGAAAAATTTCCCCAACATTCCTATTGAAACGGTGGATGAGCGCTATACGTCCAAAATGGCCAAAGATGCGATGCTCGAAATGGGCCTTAAGAAAAGTCAGCGCCGGGATAAAAAGCTGGTGGATGAGATAGCAGCTACGATTATGCTGCAGGAATACCTGGCGAGGACGTAG
- the def gene encoding peptide deformylase → MILPIVAYGFDVLRKTAKDITPDYPGLEKLIADMWETMYSSNGVGLAAPQINRDIRLFVVDSAQMFANMDEEETLLYPDKPGIKQVFINAHVEELLGDDWLYNEGCLSIPKIREDVYRAEEVTIRYMDENFKEHVKTFDGITARVILHEYDHIEGKLFIDYLKPLKRKMLKGKLDDISRGKVNVDYKMLFPK, encoded by the coding sequence ATGATTCTTCCCATTGTCGCCTACGGCTTTGATGTGCTTCGTAAAACAGCAAAAGATATTACGCCTGATTACCCCGGGCTTGAGAAGCTGATTGCTGATATGTGGGAAACCATGTATTCTTCCAACGGTGTTGGTTTGGCTGCTCCGCAGATCAACCGTGATATTCGTTTGTTTGTGGTGGATAGTGCCCAGATGTTTGCCAATATGGATGAGGAAGAAACCCTGTTGTATCCTGATAAACCAGGTATTAAGCAGGTATTCATCAACGCACATGTAGAAGAGTTGTTGGGTGATGATTGGTTGTACAATGAAGGTTGTTTAAGCATTCCCAAAATACGTGAAGATGTGTATCGTGCGGAAGAAGTAACCATCCGTTACATGGATGAAAATTTCAAGGAGCATGTAAAAACATTTGATGGAATAACTGCCCGTGTGATCCTGCACGAATATGATCATATTGAAGGGAAGCTCTTTATCGATTACCTGAAACCATTGAAACGAAAAATGCTCAAAGGAAAACTCGATGATATTTCAAGAGGAAAGGTTAATGTGGATTATAAAATGCTGTTCCCTAAATAG
- a CDS encoding RNA methyltransferase has translation MRKLGMDELNRKSVDEFKEAEKNKVIVVLENIRSMQNVGSVFRTADAFLVEAIYLIGYTPQPPHRDIHKTALGATETVNWKYFAETSEAIAELKANGYKLFGIEQTEGSILLQDFEKAKEEKIALIFGNEAEGVEQETLLQCVGCIEIPQFGMKHSLNISVAAGVVLWEMARKGILNQ, from the coding sequence ATGCGAAAACTGGGCATGGATGAGCTCAACCGCAAATCGGTTGATGAATTTAAAGAAGCGGAGAAGAACAAGGTGATTGTTGTGCTGGAAAATATCCGCAGCATGCAGAATGTGGGCAGTGTGTTCCGCACAGCCGATGCTTTTTTGGTGGAAGCTATTTATCTCATTGGCTACACGCCTCAACCTCCTCATCGGGATATTCATAAAACAGCCTTGGGTGCAACAGAAACCGTGAACTGGAAATATTTTGCCGAAACCAGCGAGGCAATTGCTGAGTTAAAAGCAAACGGCTACAAGCTGTTTGGGATTGAACAGACCGAAGGCAGCATTTTACTCCAGGACTTTGAAAAAGCGAAAGAAGAAAAAATTGCCCTCATCTTTGGCAACGAAGCCGAAGGAGTGGAACAGGAAACCCTGTTGCAGTGTGTAGGCTGTATTGAAATACCACAGTTTGGGATGAAACATTCGCTGAATATTTCGGTAGCAGCAGGAGTGGTACTGTGGGAAATGGCAAGAAAAGGTATATTGAACCAATAA
- a CDS encoding Ig-like domain-containing protein, with the protein MKRFTMPKGLLGLLIVSVLWTACSKEKSTVVPESETEFSQEKVSGVVDDNPALQAKVPLIVSSGFLSKAPEAGVEVLNLSMVAARGKRDAIAPTISIISPTSGSFVTGTSTVQVSASDNVGVSSVSLDVDGVAVSSSSVAPFTNTWNSATASNGTHTLTVTARDAANNRTSSSVTVSVNNVTVGDVTAPIVNISSPVNGASYNTGTTINISASASDNTGVTSLSISINGVVVGSSSSSSYTYPWNTTNAASGIHTIVATARDAAGNQSVRSITITLNTTVVEPPSTSGFRLTMPPVGNQGSEGSCVAFSVGYAARSAEQYYRSGATSYSNAATIFSPEFLYNQIKFNSDCNSGSAMQTALDFIKLNGICTFQTMPYSSSNGCSTLPTSSQSSEAQNYKISSYAKLFTTDRAAIKSMVTQKHPVIISILADNSFISAKAGFIWKTYSGSGSLPHSVVICGYDDAKNAYLIMNSWGTAWGDAGYSWIDYDFFLTKTGTYCYAIN; encoded by the coding sequence ATGAAAAGATTTACAATGCCGAAAGGCTTGTTAGGGTTATTGATTGTATCCGTTCTGTGGACAGCTTGTTCTAAAGAAAAATCAACAGTAGTACCCGAAAGTGAAACGGAATTTTCTCAAGAGAAAGTTTCAGGAGTTGTTGATGACAATCCTGCGTTACAGGCAAAAGTACCTTTGATAGTGTCCTCTGGATTTTTATCAAAGGCCCCGGAAGCAGGTGTAGAAGTTTTGAACTTATCTATGGTAGCAGCAAGAGGTAAACGTGATGCTATTGCACCAACTATCAGTATTATTTCCCCAACATCAGGCTCTTTTGTTACCGGCACATCTACTGTACAGGTGAGCGCAAGTGATAACGTTGGCGTTTCATCTGTTAGTCTTGATGTTGATGGTGTGGCAGTCAGCAGCAGTAGTGTTGCTCCTTTCACAAACACATGGAATTCTGCTACAGCATCGAACGGCACTCACACACTAACAGTAACTGCAAGGGATGCTGCAAATAACAGAACAAGCAGTTCAGTTACAGTATCGGTAAATAATGTTACGGTTGGTGATGTTACTGCCCCAATTGTAAACATCAGTTCTCCGGTTAATGGTGCTTCATACAACACTGGTACCACCATTAACATCAGCGCATCGGCAAGTGATAATACTGGTGTAACTTCTTTAAGTATCAGTATTAATGGTGTTGTAGTTGGTAGTTCTTCATCATCCAGCTACACGTACCCATGGAACACAACAAATGCAGCGAGTGGCATTCACACAATTGTTGCAACCGCAAGAGATGCGGCTGGCAACCAGTCTGTGAGATCAATTACCATAACACTCAACACAACAGTTGTTGAACCACCTTCAACTTCCGGCTTCAGATTAACTATGCCTCCAGTGGGCAACCAGGGAAGTGAAGGCTCATGTGTTGCTTTCTCAGTAGGTTATGCAGCACGTTCGGCTGAACAGTATTACAGAAGCGGTGCAACATCATATAGCAATGCTGCAACTATTTTCAGTCCTGAATTTTTATACAACCAGATAAAATTCAACAGCGACTGTAATTCCGGTTCTGCAATGCAAACAGCTCTTGATTTTATTAAGTTGAATGGTATCTGTACGTTTCAAACAATGCCTTACAGCAGCAGCAATGGCTGTTCAACATTACCAACTTCATCACAATCGTCAGAAGCGCAGAATTACAAGATCAGCTCATATGCGAAATTATTTACTACTGATAGAGCAGCCATCAAATCAATGGTTACACAAAAACATCCTGTGATCATAAGCATACTTGCCGATAATTCATTCATCAGCGCCAAGGCCGGGTTTATATGGAAAACATATTCAGGTTCTGGTTCACTTCCACATTCAGTTGTTATTTGTGGTTATGATGATGCGAAAAATGCATACCTCATTATGAACTCATGGGGTACAGCCTGGGGCGATGCAGGATATAGCTGGATCGATTATGATTTCTTCCTTACAAAAACAGGCACATATTGCTACGCAATTAACTAA
- a CDS encoding DEAD/DEAH box helicase — protein sequence MNTFEALGLDERLMKAISELGFTTPTPIQEKAIPVLLSGTTDLIGLAQTGTGKTAAFGLPLLQLLDESKKHPQALIVCPTRELCLQIVKEIEIFKKHMKGMQVVAVYGGTSIGMQIRDIKRGIQIVVATPGRLIDLIERKAINLGEIKYVVLDEADEMLNMGFQDDIEFILQNTPKKESTWLFSATMPPEIRKVSRKYMKEPVEVTVGKMNTANVNIDHQYFVVSSQHRYEALKRLIDFNPGIYGIIFTRTKIDAQNISEKLTREGYDIDALHGDLTQQQRDAVMGQFRDRTLQLLIATDVAARGIDVKDITHVINYELPDDIEVYTHRSGRTGRAGKTGICMSIVHSREIGKVRQIERIVQSRFNKLEIPTGKDVCRKQFFSFMDKLINMDVSSEEYETYVPMLQEKFADISKEEILKRVASMEFDRFLKYYENAEDLNIRERGREFDKFKRDGGSRGIERERPGSGRTRERERQPYRDTQGREFNGGGSGNYTRLFVNLGTKDGFYKASFLQFILDMSDLKKDSLGKIDMREMNSWVEVDSKAATQMIRSIDGKKFKGRNIRMNDANSR from the coding sequence ATGAACACATTTGAAGCGCTTGGACTGGATGAAAGATTGATGAAAGCGATTAGTGAACTCGGTTTTACAACTCCCACTCCTATTCAGGAAAAAGCAATCCCCGTTCTTTTGAGCGGAACAACGGATTTGATCGGCCTTGCCCAAACGGGTACCGGCAAAACAGCAGCCTTTGGTTTACCATTGCTGCAATTATTAGACGAAAGCAAAAAACACCCACAGGCACTGATCGTTTGTCCTACACGTGAACTTTGCCTGCAGATCGTTAAAGAGATAGAAATTTTCAAGAAACACATGAAGGGAATGCAGGTGGTTGCTGTTTACGGCGGCACCTCCATCGGCATGCAGATCCGTGATATCAAACGTGGTATCCAGATCGTAGTAGCTACTCCCGGTCGTTTGATTGATTTAATTGAACGCAAGGCCATCAACCTTGGTGAAATTAAGTATGTGGTGCTTGATGAAGCAGATGAAATGCTGAACATGGGTTTCCAGGATGATATTGAATTCATCTTACAGAATACTCCCAAGAAAGAAAGTACCTGGTTATTCAGTGCTACCATGCCACCTGAAATTCGTAAGGTGAGCCGCAAGTACATGAAAGAGCCGGTAGAAGTTACGGTTGGTAAAATGAATACCGCCAACGTAAACATCGATCATCAGTATTTTGTGGTGTCATCACAACACCGCTACGAAGCATTGAAGCGTTTGATCGATTTTAACCCCGGTATTTATGGTATCATTTTCACACGTACAAAAATTGATGCACAAAACATTTCCGAGAAGTTAACCCGTGAAGGATATGATATTGATGCTTTGCATGGTGATCTTACCCAACAACAACGTGATGCGGTAATGGGCCAGTTCCGTGACAGAACATTGCAATTGCTGATTGCAACCGATGTGGCTGCACGTGGTATAGATGTGAAAGATATTACGCATGTGATCAACTATGAGTTACCCGACGATATTGAAGTGTACACACACCGTAGTGGTCGTACAGGTCGTGCAGGTAAAACAGGTATTTGTATGAGTATTGTACACAGTCGTGAAATCGGCAAGGTTCGCCAGATCGAACGTATTGTGCAGTCACGATTTAATAAACTTGAAATACCAACCGGTAAAGATGTTTGCCGCAAACAGTTTTTCTCGTTTATGGATAAGCTCATTAACATGGATGTAAGCAGCGAAGAATATGAAACTTATGTACCGATGCTGCAGGAAAAATTTGCAGACATCAGCAAAGAAGAAATTCTGAAGCGTGTTGCATCAATGGAGTTCGATCGATTCCTCAAATATTACGAAAACGCAGAAGACCTCAACATTCGTGAACGTGGTCGTGAGTTTGATAAATTCAAACGTGATGGTGGTAGTCGTGGTATTGAAAGAGAAAGACCAGGATCAGGACGCACACGTGAACGTGAACGCCAACCCTACCGTGATACACAAGGTCGTGAATTCAATGGCGGAGGTTCAGGCAATTACACCCGTTTGTTTGTGAACCTTGGAACGAAAGATGGTTTTTACAAAGCAAGTTTTCTCCAGTTCATTTTAGATATGAGTGATCTGAAAAAAGATTCGCTGGGTAAAATTGATATGCGTGAAATGAACAGCTGGGTTGAAGTTGATAGTAAAGCAGCAACACAAATGATCCGTTCTATTGATGGAAAGAAGTTTAAAGGACGAAACATCAGGATGAATGATGCCAATAGCAGGTAA
- the lipB gene encoding lipoyl(octanoyl) transferase LipB, whose protein sequence is MTQLVQFEDLGNMPYKQAWDYQESLLKKNLDVKAALRTVAISLGEIAGSEEIPNSKFQIPDTSHHLLFVEHPPVYTLGKSGHIENILISEEERAAKGIEYYPTNRGGDITFHGPQQIVGYPILDLEKFETDIGKYLRKLEEVIILTMADYGLKGERSKGETGVWLDPDVKGKERKICAMGVRCSRWITMHGFAFNVNTDLNYFNYIIPCGIENKQVTSLEKELGQKVDFEEAKESVKRNFEKVFDVKL, encoded by the coding sequence ATGACACAATTGGTGCAGTTTGAAGATTTGGGCAACATGCCCTACAAACAAGCCTGGGATTACCAGGAGAGTTTGTTAAAGAAGAATCTTGATGTGAAAGCCGCTTTACGTACTGTAGCCATTAGTCTTGGGGAGATAGCAGGTAGTGAGGAAATTCCAAATTCCAAATTTCAAATTCCAGACACCAGTCATCATCTCCTCTTTGTAGAACATCCTCCAGTTTACACCTTAGGCAAAAGTGGCCACATCGAAAATATCCTGATCAGTGAAGAAGAACGTGCAGCAAAGGGAATTGAATATTATCCTACCAATCGTGGCGGCGATATTACATTTCATGGTCCGCAACAGATCGTTGGATATCCAATTCTTGACCTGGAAAAATTTGAGACCGATATTGGTAAATACTTACGCAAACTTGAAGAGGTAATTATTCTGACAATGGCTGATTATGGTTTGAAAGGCGAACGTAGCAAAGGCGAAACAGGTGTGTGGCTTGATCCTGATGTAAAAGGAAAAGAGCGGAAGATCTGCGCAATGGGAGTACGGTGCAGCCGATGGATCACCATGCATGGCTTTGCGTTTAATGTAAATACTGATCTCAATTATTTCAACTACATCATACCCTGCGGTATTGAAAATAAGCAGGTAACTTCTCTGGAAAAAGAGTTAGGACAGAAAGTTGATTTTGAAGAAGCGAAAGAAAGTGTGAAACGAAATTTTGAAAAAGTATTTGACGTGAAATTATAA
- a CDS encoding UbiA-like polyprenyltransferase — protein MSTVKNYLSLIKFSHTIFALPFALIGFFLAKSIVMPQLEEDVFFNYRVSGEIGMSRLIIIFILVLLCMIFARSAAMAFNRYLDRSFDAKNPRTAIREIPAGIISANSALMFTIINSVLFVVATFFINSLCLALSPVALFVVLGYSYTKRFTPLCHLVLGLGLSLAPIGAYLAVAGAFAVLPVLFSFTVLFWVSGFDIIYALQDEEFDKKYELKSIPAWLGKSKALRVSEFLHVLSAFCVTAAGYYGNFGVLYWIGVAVFIGMLIYQHSIVKPDDLRRVNIAFMTANGIASVVFAVFVIADIFI, from the coding sequence ATGAGCACAGTAAAAAACTATCTATCACTTATAAAATTTTCGCACACCATTTTTGCATTGCCTTTTGCATTGATTGGATTCTTTTTAGCTAAAAGTATAGTGATGCCTCAGCTTGAAGAGGATGTTTTTTTCAACTACCGAGTTTCAGGTGAAATTGGAATGTCTAGACTGATAATTATATTCATTCTAGTTCTTCTCTGCATGATCTTTGCCCGTAGTGCCGCCATGGCTTTTAATCGTTATCTCGATAGAAGTTTCGATGCAAAAAATCCACGCACTGCTATTCGTGAAATACCAGCAGGAATTATTTCAGCCAACAGTGCACTAATGTTTACGATCATCAACAGTGTGTTGTTTGTGGTTGCAACATTCTTTATCAATTCACTTTGCCTTGCGTTATCACCAGTTGCTTTATTTGTTGTGTTAGGTTATAGTTACACGAAACGTTTTACACCACTTTGTCATTTGGTATTAGGTCTTGGTTTATCATTGGCACCTATTGGAGCATATTTGGCAGTAGCAGGAGCTTTTGCTGTATTGCCTGTTTTATTTTCATTTACGGTGTTGTTTTGGGTGAGTGGTTTCGATATTATTTATGCTTTGCAGGATGAAGAGTTTGATAAGAAATATGAATTGAAATCGATACCTGCGTGGTTGGGGAAATCTAAAGCATTGCGTGTATCAGAATTCTTACATGTACTTTCTGCATTTTGTGTAACTGCAGCAGGTTACTACGGAAATTTTGGTGTGTTGTATTGGATAGGCGTAGCTGTATTTATTGGCATGTTGATCTATCAACACTCCATTGTAAAGCCCGATGATTTACGCAGAGTGAACATTGCGTTTATGACGGCGAATGGTATTGCGAGTGTTGTGTTTGCGGTGTTTGTGATTGCTGATATCTTTATTTAA
- a CDS encoding RluA family pseudouridine synthase, with amino-acid sequence MDAEQDLLLRIMIDEELLDEESELENGDGSEELFEKKRFVVTKGQEPLRIDKYLMTKIEGATRNKVQRGIETGMVLVNNNTVKANYKVKPGDDIVTFTDTAPEDSNLKAEELPLNIAYEDDSVMLVNKEPGMVMHPGCGNYSGTLVNGALWHFQQQQPNITEDELPRFGMVHRIDKNTSGLVIMAKTEQASVHLAKQFFNHTVERKYVALVWGDIKEDSGTITGHVGRHQRFRKIMDVYPDGEYGKEAITHYTVLERFGYTTLVECRLETGRTHQIRVHMQHIGHPLFNDDTYGGDRIVKGTVYTKYKQFVDNCFAICPRHALHAQTLGFTHPKTQERMLFESELAKDMQQVIEKWRVYTKAKNLTGDDE; translated from the coding sequence ATGGATGCCGAACAGGACTTACTTTTGCGGATTATGATCGACGAAGAATTGTTAGATGAAGAAAGTGAGTTGGAGAATGGCGACGGCTCGGAAGAGCTTTTCGAGAAGAAGCGTTTTGTGGTAACGAAAGGACAGGAACCTTTGCGCATTGATAAATACCTGATGACGAAGATCGAAGGCGCAACCCGTAACAAAGTGCAACGTGGAATTGAGACGGGAATGGTGCTGGTGAACAACAACACGGTTAAAGCGAACTATAAAGTAAAACCGGGTGATGATATTGTTACGTTTACAGATACAGCACCTGAAGACAGCAATCTAAAAGCAGAAGAACTACCACTCAACATTGCTTACGAAGATGATTCTGTAATGCTGGTAAATAAGGAGCCCGGCATGGTGATGCATCCCGGCTGTGGTAATTATTCCGGCACATTGGTGAATGGTGCGTTGTGGCATTTTCAACAGCAACAACCGAATATCACCGAAGACGAATTACCACGCTTTGGCATGGTGCATCGGATTGATAAGAACACAAGCGGGTTGGTGATCATGGCGAAAACTGAACAGGCCAGTGTTCATCTAGCCAAACAATTCTTCAATCATACAGTAGAACGTAAATACGTTGCATTGGTATGGGGTGATATAAAAGAAGATAGTGGAACCATTACGGGTCATGTTGGTCGTCATCAGCGTTTCCGAAAGATCATGGATGTATATCCCGATGGTGAGTATGGGAAAGAAGCTATTACACATTATACCGTACTTGAACGTTTCGGCTACACTACACTGGTAGAATGCAGGTTGGAAACAGGACGTACGCACCAGATACGTGTGCACATGCAGCACATCGGGCATCCGTTATTCAATGATGATACCTATGGTGGTGATCGGATTGTAAAAGGAACGGTTTACACCAAGTACAAACAGTTTGTAGATAATTGTTTTGCCATTTGTCCACGACATGCATTGCATGCACAAACATTGGGCTTCACACATCCAAAAACACAAGAGCGGATGTTATTTGAAAGTGAACTGGCAAAAGATATGCAGCAGGTAATTGAAAAGTGGAGAGTGTATACAAAAGCAAAGAATTTAACTGGAGATGATGAATAA
- a CDS encoding 1-aminocyclopropane-1-carboxylate deaminase/D-cysteine desulfhydrase, which yields MQTIPRIISYNTVEWQLKNGKPFCFTVARLDLLHPFISGNKYFKLKYNLLETIRQQKKGIITMGGAYSNHLAATAFACAEQGLSSVAIIRGEVIEPLNPTLSFCRKQNMTLIPVSREDYASASEVVQQTILQHPHLFFVPEGGNNEMGLKGCSEILNHITGADDFTHIICSMGTGTTFKGIASATNSSQTVIGLPALKIRDDEKEQFISQHAAVSSPAKQTVLFDFAGKGYARTNEQLFNFMNSFYTKTSIPTDIVYTGKLMQAVISLAEDNYFSADGKLLVIHSGGLQGNNSLPYGTLLF from the coding sequence ATGCAAACGATACCACGAATAATTTCATACAATACAGTAGAATGGCAACTTAAAAATGGTAAACCTTTTTGTTTTACTGTTGCAAGGCTTGATCTTTTGCACCCGTTTATTTCCGGTAACAAATATTTCAAACTGAAGTATAACCTTTTAGAGACCATCCGACAGCAAAAAAAGGGCATCATTACCATGGGCGGTGCTTACTCCAATCATCTTGCGGCAACTGCTTTTGCATGTGCCGAACAAGGACTTTCTTCTGTTGCCATTATACGTGGCGAAGTAATAGAACCATTGAATCCTACCCTTTCGTTTTGCAGAAAACAAAACATGACATTAATTCCTGTAAGCCGTGAAGATTATGCATCAGCCAGTGAAGTAGTTCAGCAAACCATTCTGCAGCATCCGCATTTATTCTTTGTTCCAGAAGGTGGCAATAATGAAATGGGTTTGAAAGGCTGCAGTGAAATTCTGAATCATATAACGGGAGCAGACGACTTCACACATATTATTTGCTCCATGGGAACCGGCACTACATTTAAAGGAATTGCATCAGCCACAAACTCATCACAAACGGTGATTGGTTTACCCGCACTCAAAATAAGAGATGATGAAAAGGAACAATTCATTTCACAACATGCTGCTGTTTCATCTCCCGCAAAACAAACTGTTCTTTTTGATTTTGCAGGGAAAGGCTATGCCCGAACCAATGAACAATTATTCAACTTTATGAATTCATTTTATACTAAAACATCTATTCCCACCGATATTGTGTATACCGGCAAGTTGATGCAGGCTGTTATTTCCTTAGCAGAAGACAACTATTTTTCAGCAGACGGAAAACTATTGGTTATTCATTCTGGCGGTTTGCAAGGGAACAACAGTTTGCCATACGGAACGTTATTATTCTGA
- a CDS encoding sugar phosphate nucleotidyltransferase, protein MQPTLLILAAGMASRYGSMKQMEGFGPAGETIMDYSIYDAIRAGFGKVVFIIRKDFADNFKAVFEPKLKGRIEIDYVYQQLDSLTDGYPVPASRTKPWGTAHAILCAKDVINEPFAVINADDFYGRDAFEKAYTFLTTACSPKQQSIIGYELAKTLSANGTVSRGVCDVDVENNLVSISERTKIYAEGEKIVYEDAAGKHEVPYSSSVSMNFWCFDASIFKLTEELFAIFLKEHGQEEKSEFFIPIVADTYIKQGLGVVKVIPTSSQWFGVTYKEDAPGVQKSVDDLVAAGEYPSSLWS, encoded by the coding sequence ATGCAACCTACATTATTGATTCTTGCGGCAGGTATGGCCAGCCGCTATGGCAGTATGAAACAGATGGAGGGCTTTGGCCCGGCTGGTGAAACGATTATGGATTATTCCATTTATGATGCTATTCGTGCTGGTTTTGGAAAAGTAGTGTTTATCATTCGCAAAGATTTTGCTGATAATTTCAAAGCAGTGTTTGAACCAAAGCTGAAAGGCCGAATTGAAATTGATTATGTATATCAACAACTCGATTCATTAACAGACGGATATCCTGTTCCTGCATCAAGAACAAAACCCTGGGGAACAGCTCATGCCATTCTTTGTGCAAAGGATGTTATTAACGAGCCTTTTGCGGTGATTAATGCAGATGATTTTTATGGTCGTGATGCATTTGAAAAAGCATATACGTTTTTAACCACTGCATGTAGTCCCAAACAACAGTCGATCATTGGTTATGAATTGGCAAAAACATTAAGTGCAAACGGAACTGTAAGCAGAGGTGTGTGCGATGTGGATGTGGAAAATAATCTTGTAAGTATTTCGGAACGCACCAAGATCTATGCGGAGGGCGAAAAGATCGTTTACGAAGATGCTGCGGGAAAACATGAAGTACCTTATAGCTCCAGTGTAAGTATGAACTTCTGGTGTTTTGATGCATCCATTTTTAAATTAACGGAAGAACTGTTCGCAATTTTTCTGAAAGAACATGGCCAGGAAGAAAAATCAGAATTCTTTATTCCGATTGTTGCTGACACGTATATAAAACAAGGTCTTGGTGTTGTGAAAGTAATTCCAACATCATCACAATGGTTTGGCGTTACATATAAAGAAGATGCGCCGGGAGTGCAGAAAAGTGTGGATGATCTTGTTGCTGCCGGTGAATATCCTTCTTCGTTGTGGAGTTAA